The genomic region GTCCAGCACTCCCGAGCCGCGCACGCGCGCCGCGTTGGTCAACTGCACCGGAGCCGTGATCGTCAGGGTGGTGAGATTGGAGAGCGTCGCGTTCCGGATCGTGAAAGGGCCCGAGAAGGTGGACGGTTCCAGCAGGGTGAGACTTCCGCCCGTCAACGCCAGATGCTCGGCACTGGTCAGGCGCGTCAGGAAGGTGTTGTTGCGGGCATGCTGGATCGTGAAAAGGCCCGCCGGCCGGTCGATCGTCACGACATCCCCGGGTCGTGGCGCCGAGGGCACCCACCGGGCCGCTTCGTCCCAAAGTCCGTCCGCATCGACACCCCACTGAACCCCGTCGCGCACCGTGAATCGCGAGGTCACCGCGGAGGCGAGGGCGTTGCCATAAATGTCCCGGACCCCCGTTCCCACGGTGAAGACGTACTCCCCGGCGGGCAGCGGGGCGGCATGGACCAGGCTGGCCGTGCGCAGTTCCGCGTTGTAGCCCAGCGACGCCGCCGGAGCGGGCGAACCATCATCGAACGTCAGCGTGACACTCGAGGACAGGGTGGCCGGATCCATCGGGTCCAGAAACGTCACCTCCACCGCGGTAAGGCGTCCGGGCTGGCGGACATGACCGTTCGGGGGAACGACCGACTGGATGCGGGGAGGAGAGACCTGGAAGGTGTGCGTGGACTCGGCCTCGACCGGATTGCCCAGGACATCGCGTGCCTCGAAGGTGATCCGGGCCCGGTACCGTCCGCTCGGCAGGGGCGGCCCAGGCACGAACGTCATGTGCTGGTCGGCCACCGAAAACTGCACCGCAGCCACGCTGAAAGGGATGTCATCGGGCGTGTCGAACCGGTCGTCCGGACCGGCGGCCACCAGTTCGAATCCGCCATCGCGCAGGGAAGCCAGCGACATGGGCAGGGAAAACCGGGCCTCGATGAGAGCCGGCTGCCCGGGGGAATGCGTGGTGCCCCCACCGGAACCCAGGGACAGAACCCGGGGGGCCCGCACCTGGAAATCCCAGGAATGCTCCGACCCAAGCGGTAGGCCGTTGAGATCCGTGACCTGCGTGCTGAGGGCCGCACGGTAGCGACCCGGCGGGAATGCCGGCGTCCGGCGCAGACTGAAGGTGTCCGAGTTCGCGTCGTAGTGGGGCGTGGCGGCAACCACCACGTCGTCCGCCGTGCCAAGCGTCCGGTCGGGTCCGGCCTCCACCAGGCGGAACCCTCCGCCCGTCAGGCTGGTCAGGTTCATGGGCTCGCTGAACCGCGCCCCCACCGCGGTCACGTCGGTGGGATCCGACTGGGAATTGGCCGCCGGAAACACGTTCCGAAGCCGGGGCGGCGTCGCGTCGGCAACCAGTGGCAGCACAAGCTCCGGCGTCCATGCCTCGTTGCCGCCCGTGTCGATGGCCCGGCCCCGCAGGCGCACCGTCGTTCGGGACGGCGACCAGACGGGACCCCTGAGAAGGGGTTGGAACGGAAACACGCCGGACCGGGAGACCATGGCTCCATCCAGGTACAACTCCACGTGCCGCACCTGGATGTCGTCCGTCGTGACCAAGGGCACCCGTACCAGGGAACCGGCCTCGATCTCCGGCGCCGCCGCGGCGAACGGTTCCCCGAAGGCGATCGTGGGCGCGAGTCGGGCGAAATCCGGAGGCAGATAACGGACCACCTGCAGCCCCTGGTTGCCGTCCGCGACATAGGCAAGACCCTGGTACAGCACAGCGGCCCGGGGTGTCCCGGTAGTGGGAAGGGAGGTGAGGAAATTGGTCGTGGAATTTCCTGAAGCCACGTCGTACAGCGAAAGGGCCAGCGTGCCGGTCCCGCCGAAACTCGTGGTGGCCGCCAGAATCCCCGAGCCGTTGTCCGCAAGCGAGTGGATCGCGAGTTGCGTGGCCGGAGGTTCCGCCCGCAGCACCGGCGACGAGGCGTTGGACACATCATAGATCCGGAACCCCGTGAAGTACCCCACATAGGCGCGGTCGCCCCCGACGAACAGCTTCCGCCCCTGCTCGAGGGGCGCCGTCGCACCCGCCACATTGAGGCGCGACAGTTCGGCCAGTTCGAGGTTCTGCCAGCGGAAGATACGAAGGTCCCGGTCGGTCAGCACATAAAGCCGGGTCCCGACCACCGCGAGATCATGAATCGAGGCGCCCTGGGCCCATTCGCCGATCCGTTCATCGCTGGCAAGCCACGCGGCCCGGAGATTGTTCCCTGAACCGAAGAAGGCCACCGGCGGCGCAATGGCCAGTGCGTGCGCGCTGGAGCCCGTGTGACGCGCCACCTCGATCGGTTGGGACGGCTCCGTCAGGTCAAGGATCACCGCCGCGTTCGCCAGGCCCACCACGGCCGTCCGCCCCGCCAGCACCACCGCACGCGCGCCGGTCAGCGGAACGCGGGACACCTCCGTCGGCGCCAGCGGATCCGCAACGTTGAACACCGTCAGTCCGGCGGTGCCGGCCACCACCGCCAGGTCGCTGTCCACAGCCACCGCGATCGTCGTCCCGCCGGTCTCCGCCGAGGCGATCACGCCCGTGACCGCCGGCGTGTCGCCCAGCGGATTCGTCCCGGCACGAATCTCGGCGCCGTCAGGAATGCCGTCGCCGTCCGTGTCCGGATTGAACGGGTCCGTGCCGGCGATCTGTTCCGCAACGTCCGCCAGCCCGTCGCCGTCCGTGTCGCGTCCGGAAGTCTCAATCAGAACCGCTCCGGGAATGAGGGTCCGGGTTCCGGTCGGCTCGGAGCGGAAATAGGCGAAGCCGTACCGGAGGGTCTGGGGATCGAGATACCCGACGCGATAAAGGGTGTTCGGAGCCAGAAAGACACCCGTGAACACGCCGGTGTCGCTCAACCGGCCGCGGAGCGAAAAGCCGGTCTCGAGATTGTGAATCTCGTAGTGCAACGCCCGCTCGGGAAGCCGGTACAGGCGCACGTCGGGAACGGGCGCACCCGCCGTGACGGAGGCCGGACCAGCGCCCGGCGCGTGGGTGCGCAGCGGGGTGGCGGAGGCGGCCCCGGTCCGCACGCGCGGGAGATAACCGCCCTCGGTGATGGAGGAGAGGAGCAGGATCGCCCGCTCCAGCCCATACAGGTAATGGGTCCAGCCCTGGCCCTCGAGCGACGCGGCCACGGACACAAAGCCGCCCAGCGCATCGCGGATCTCCTCCTTCAATTCCGGATGCGCATCGAGCCCGTCGCGGGCCATGGCTTCGGCCCGGGCGATGGCCGTCTCCACATCGGCGGCCCTGACCCGCTCCGGATGTTCAAGAGCCAGCAGGGCGGCACGCTCCGTCGCGGTCACGGTCGGACCTCCGGGTCCGGCCGGGTTCACCGCTTCGAGGAGCTGCTCGAAGAAGATCTGGTAAAGACGGGCATCCTCGATCGACGCGGTGTCCTCCCACGCCGCCGTGCCACCCACCGCCCGAAGCAGATGCCGGGCGGCCTCGCTCAACTCAACCTGGTCCTCCAGGTAACCAATGGCCTCCTCGAGAACGGCGTGCACGCTCCGGCTCCCGAGAGAGGCGCCGCCGGCAAGCGTCAGCGGACTTCCGAGCGGGAAGTTCTGGGTGCAGTCATACCAGTTGAAGCCGGCATCGATCAGCCCCTTGGCGCCCCAGCCCACGCTGAGCACCGAGCCGACCACCGGAATGCAGCCCAGTCCCGCCCCGATGACATTGTTGACCGCGGTCGAGACACAGGCGCCGGAATTGTTGAGTTCGACGCAGTCGCGCGCGGTGCGCAGCGGACCGAGGCCAAACCCCAGCGCGCAGCCGAGAATCGGAACGGAAGAGGCCCCGGACAACAGCAGGGCGGTGTCGCCGAGCAGATCCGTCGCCGCGTGGACCGTGAGCGTCGATTCCGTGTGGCAGCGCTCGTCATCCTTCTGTTCGCCGTCCGGTCCGTCCTCCGAAGGGTCCCTGCCATCCTCGTTGTCGCCCCCGTCGCGACGGCGCCGGGGTCCCGTACCCTGTCCGCCCGTGTTGAATCCGTGCCAGCCCGGCTGACGCACCCCGACACCGGGATCGGATTCAACGTATTGACCGTCGGCCGTCACGGTCATGCCGCCTTGCAGTTCCCAGCGGCCGGTCTGGTGATTGAAACTCCACAGCGCGGCTGGCGACCCCGCCGGCAACGGCTGGCCCGTGACCGGGTCTGGCGTGTTG from Verrucomicrobiia bacterium harbors:
- a CDS encoding Ig-like domain-containing protein; protein product: MLYCLRSLRWAVLLPALVSAQSSPPIVALREAPGSDRIELRWRDADGIWAVEQAAQLNPPVAWVPASGTVQVDGADRVLAVVATELARFYRLGLTGTQLTQLVESSPLAGESGVAPTRPTILRFNAPLGADVPRVPGIVTVTAGGRPILSRLDLSSDRRTLTAFHLEPLPSNTRVTTRIDGFRLTDAAGNLVALRGDGMVGGVLDLTFTTLNSTPVGDTAIVGWVLDSEPNPNGTDRPLAGVTITVDGREELLRAVTDAQGFFRLQPAPSGRFFVHVDGRTAVGSGWPDGDYYPLVGKAWETIPGVITNIANHTGRIHLPRVRAGSLQPVSATLDTRVGFPQAILDANPAFAGVEVRVPPNGLFADDGTRGGRVGLAPVPPDRLPEPLPPGLEFPLVITIQTDGPLNFDQPVPIRFPNTPDPVTGQPLPAGSPAALWSFNHQTGRWELQGGMTVTADGQYVESDPGVGVRQPGWHGFNTGGQGTGPRRRRDGGDNEDGRDPSEDGPDGEQKDDERCHTESTLTVHAATDLLGDTALLLSGASSVPILGCALGFGLGPLRTARDCVELNNSGACVSTAVNNVIGAGLGCIPVVGSVLSVGWGAKGLIDAGFNWYDCTQNFPLGSPLTLAGGASLGSRSVHAVLEEAIGYLEDQVELSEAARHLLRAVGGTAAWEDTASIEDARLYQIFFEQLLEAVNPAGPGGPTVTATERAALLALEHPERVRAADVETAIARAEAMARDGLDAHPELKEEIRDALGGFVSVAASLEGQGWTHYLYGLERAILLLSSITEGGYLPRVRTGAASATPLRTHAPGAGPASVTAGAPVPDVRLYRLPERALHYEIHNLETGFSLRGRLSDTGVFTGVFLAPNTLYRVGYLDPQTLRYGFAYFRSEPTGTRTLIPGAVLIETSGRDTDGDGLADVAEQIAGTDPFNPDTDGDGIPDGAEIRAGTNPLGDTPAVTGVIASAETGGTTIAVAVDSDLAVVAGTAGLTVFNVADPLAPTEVSRVPLTGARAVVLAGRTAVVGLANAAVILDLTEPSQPIEVARHTGSSAHALAIAPPVAFFGSGNNLRAAWLASDERIGEWAQGASIHDLAVVGTRLYVLTDRDLRIFRWQNLELAELSRLNVAGATAPLEQGRKLFVGGDRAYVGYFTGFRIYDVSNASSPVLRAEPPATQLAIHSLADNGSGILAATTSFGGTGTLALSLYDVASGNSTTNFLTSLPTTGTPRAAVLYQGLAYVADGNQGLQVVRYLPPDFARLAPTIAFGEPFAAAAPEIEAGSLVRVPLVTTDDIQVRHVELYLDGAMVSRSGVFPFQPLLRGPVWSPSRTTVRLRGRAIDTGGNEAWTPELVLPLVADATPPRLRNVFPAANSQSDPTDVTAVGARFSEPMNLTSLTGGGFRLVEAGPDRTLGTADDVVVAATPHYDANSDTFSLRRTPAFPPGRYRAALSTQVTDLNGLPLGSEHSWDFQVRAPRVLSLGSGGGTTHSPGQPALIEARFSLPMSLASLRDGGFELVAAGPDDRFDTPDDIPFSVAAVQFSVADQHMTFVPGPPLPSGRYRARITFEARDVLGNPVEAESTHTFQVSPPRIQSVVPPNGHVRQPGRLTAVEVTFLDPMDPATLSSSVTLTFDDGSPAPAASLGYNAELRTASLVHAAPLPAGEYVFTVGTGVRDIYGNALASAVTSRFTVRDGVQWGVDADGLWDEAARWVPSAPRPGDVVTIDRPAGLFTIQHARNNTFLTRLTSAEHLALTGGSLTLLEPSTFSGPFTIRNATLSNLTTLTITAPVQLTNAARVRGSGVLDLRGPVHIDRGPTGSGIEVADQTVMLSGPVEWRSGSIGLGAVTSAATHWIVEPGAVWDMAASGPGMSWAGSGGRTSLRNRGLIRSRGGTQEIQITGLVVTNEGRWQVESGTLLFRNRLLHSGEIDVAPGASLRFQQPDPNTNMVFAAGSRIGGGGDVWFLNSFDTGIDGTYAVTGRTTITNSARVAFRGPVQLGTGTFALGFGAAEFSAPTEPFSGPVVLAGGTMTFQHPATFHDLAFSSGTLDGPADLSATAPLMLGRAGMNFSVTFAGGGVFRALEGVEIPMRLTLAGSRVLELHGASRWNSAQGAGLSISLENNAVLRVTPQGRFDWTSPNPILGMGSGRFENEGLLHVRVPDQRVRLAVPFQQTGELRVEAGTFALERDSAIGGTVQIDSGAALQLAAGASATAHRLPASIQGAGTLHVFGGSNRISGALNVATLVVTNPATRLHLDTDGAVQELALVNGRLELNGTLTTSGATSRLSGTDARLEGPGVLLNVGTLSRGALWSAARIENAGLFLQVGTARPRMGGLFQNLPGGTYSITNASGTLAGVPVPPPGQFDNQGLFLKSSTANATLPTAITNRGTLRIEGGRLTFTESLHQTSEGTLAVEIGGTTAGSGHGQCTVNGTATLDGTLPLEFREGYIPALGDTFAILTADRIQGTLTSAPPVRLPPHLRLTLTHSPSAVTARIVDAASAP